AAAAATTATGGAGGAAAAATGACAGAAAAAGAAAAATGTAAATTAGGATTATTATATGATGCTAATTATGATAAAGAACTTTTAAAAGAGAGAGAAATTTCAAAAGAGTTATGTTATGAATTTAATATTTTAAGGCCATCAGAAAAAGAAAAAGGGAAAGAGATTATCAAAAAACTTTTTGGAAAAACTCAAGAAGAATTTTCAATTAATCAACCTTTTTATTGTGATTATGGATATAATATAGAAATTGGAGAAAATTTTTATTCTAATCATAATTTAATAATTTTAGATGGAGCAAAGGTTAAAATAGGAAATAATGTTTTTATAGGGCCTAATTGTTGTATAACAACAGCTGGACATCCTATTGATGTAGAAGATAGAAATTTTGGATTAGAATATGCTTATCCTATAACTATTGGAAATAATGTTTGGATAGGAACTAATGTAAGTATTTTACCAGGTGTAAAAATAGGTGAAAACAGTATAATAGGAGCTGGAAGTGTGGTTAATAGAGATATCCCTGAAAATGTTATAGTTGCTGGGAATCCTTGTAAAATAATTAGAAAAATTTCTGAAAAAGATAAAGAAAAATATAAAAGATAAAAAATAATGGGACTTTTTATAATCTAAAAAGTCCCAATTCATTTTATTATATAATTTTTGTCTTTTTTATTTTATTATTTTGTATAGTTAGAAGAATTAAAGTTTTTAATTTCTTCCATAACTTCTTCAGCAGTAGCAAGTGATAAAACTTTTTCAACTAAAGCTTCACATTGAGTTTTATCAAGTGACATTATATTTCTTTTTATTCTTGGTACAGATATAGCTGACATAGAGAAAGCATCTAGTCCCATACCAAATAATATAGCTGTAGCATTTTCATCTCCAGCAAATTCTCCACACATAGAAATACTTATATTTTCACTGTGAGCTCCATCTATAGCACATTTTATAGCTTGAAGTACAGCTGGGTTATAAGAGTTGTAAAGATTTGAAATTTTTTCATTTCCTCTATCAACAGCTAATGTATATTGAGTTAAGTCATTAGTTCCGATAGAGAAGAAGTCACATTCTTTAGCAAAAGAAGAAGCTCTAAAGGCAACAGCTGGAGTTTCAACCATAATTCCAAGTTGAATATTTTCATCAAAAGCTATTCCTTCATTTCTTAATTCT
This sequence is a window from Fusobacterium perfoetens ATCC 29250. Protein-coding genes within it:
- a CDS encoding sugar O-acetyltransferase, with amino-acid sequence MTEKEKCKLGLLYDANYDKELLKEREISKELCYEFNILRPSEKEKGKEIIKKLFGKTQEEFSINQPFYCDYGYNIEIGENFYSNHNLIILDGAKVKIGNNVFIGPNCCITTAGHPIDVEDRNFGLEYAYPITIGNNVWIGTNVSILPGVKIGENSIIGAGSVVNRDIPENVIVAGNPCKIIRKISEKDKEKYKR